The Oxyura jamaicensis isolate SHBP4307 breed ruddy duck chromosome 9, BPBGC_Ojam_1.0, whole genome shotgun sequence genome includes the window ACTGCCACTGGTTTGAGAATATATCATGAGGGAAAAAAGAGTGGAAGAATTCTTTATAATAATAGAAAGTATTTGGCAGCCTAAATACAGAGGCAGTTACCAGTTCCTCTATAATACAATGCAACGTCATTTAAATTAGATTGGACACAAAACTGTAGTATGAATTAACTGTATATTGGTGGCATACAGAccatgatttttcttcagaaatatataaagtGGTTACATAGACAGCTGGATAAACAAAGTGAGAAGTACGTTaggctcttccttttttttctctctcttttcttttttttttaactgcagttgATTTGTGGCTATACCCCATAAAATCTAGCAACTGTTGAATAACTTGCTACAAAACTGTCTCACAGTTCACGAGCAGGAATGATGAATACTGACTTCaatgaaactgcaaaatgtATCGAAATTGGGATGTGGACGAGGCACTACGGCTAGCGCCTGCGTTATTACGGGAAGCACTGCAAAGTCCTCATCATCAGGCAGGTTCGGAGGCACAGGCAGAGTAACCCAGCCTTGGGTCACCCCACATTTACATTCTGTCCTTAAATTAAGCTTGGCAGTTGAGATAGCAATAGCAGATGGTGTGCACACATAGGCAAGTGTGCACATGAGTGTCCCCTGGCAAAAGAGCACAAAACTCCATGTCCCTGCTGCGTTAAGCTGGATGCCAGCggggactgggagcactggtTGCCCCAGAGAGATGGGGAGCATGGGCAGGGGGGAGCACAAAAATGAGAAGCGGGGAGCGAGATGAGGCTGGGGgctgtttgggggggggggggggggggggcagaggacAGAGCCCCCCTGGCAGCGCTTTGCTTGGGTCAGGCTGCCCGGGTGCTGGGGTGAGGGGAGATTGGTGAGAGCAAATGTAATTGTGAGTGAAAATTTAGTTGTGAGTGAAAATTTATGTGTGAAAATGTAATCGTGAGTGAACATTTGTGAGAGAAAATGTAATTGTGAGTGGAAATTTGTGAGTGAAAATGCAACTGTGAGGTAAAAATTGTGAGAGAAAATGTAATTGTGAGTGGAAATTTGTGAGTGAAAATGCAACTGTGAGGTAAAAATTGTGAGAGAAAACGTAATCGTGAGTGAAAATGTAACTGGGTGAACCACCTGGACGGGGGTGGCGATCGCTGCatctccctccagccccccgACACCCAAgcaaggggcagcagcagcagcagccgccccccgtccccccccccggctcccgcCCCTCAGCGAGCCGGAGCCGAGCCTCGCTCCGCACCCGCGGCTCTGACGCGCGGCCAGCGCCGTccccccgggccggggggcgtacgggaagggggggggagaggcggagcggggccgcggATCCCTCCCCGCCCTCCGcacctgccccggccccgcggagGAGGGCGCGCAGCGGCGCGGGGATGCGCGGCCCTCGGCGGCAGGATGCGGGAGGGGAGCGCGGGCGGGCGCGGCGCGGAGAACAGGACGGGCGGCGAGTCCCCGCTGCATCTCTTCCCCGCGCCCGTGCTCACCGGCATCACGGTGGCCTGCGTGGTCCTCTTCGTCATCGGGATCTTCGGCAACCTGATGACCATGCTGGTGGTGTCGCGGTTTCGGGACATGAGGACCACCACCAACTTCTACCTGTCCAGCATGGCGTTCTCCGACCTGCTCATCTTCCTCTGCATGCCCTTGGACCTGTTCCGCCTCTGGCAGTACCGGCCCTGGAACTTCGGGGACCTCCTCTGCAAGCTCTTCCAGTTCATCAGCGAGAGCTGCACCTACTCCACCATCCTCAACATCACCGCCCTCAGCGTGGAGCGGTACGTCGCCATCTGCTTCCCCCTGCGCGCCAAGGTGATCATCACCAAGAGGAAGGTCAAGCTGGTCATCCTCATCCTCTGGGCCGTCTCCTTCGTTAGCGCCGGCCCCATCTTCGTCTTGGTGGGGGTCGAGCACGAGAACGGCACCAACCCCCTGAGCACCAACGAGTGCCGAGCCACGGAGTACGCCATCCGCTCGGGGCTCCTCACCATCATGGTCTGGACCTCCAGTGTCTTCTTTTTCCTGCCTGTCTTTTGCCTGACCGTGCTGTACAGCCTCATCGGGAGGAAGCtctggaggagaaagagaaagaacatcGGTCCAAACACGGTCATCAGGGACAAGAACAACAAGCAAACTGTGAAAATGTTAGGTACGACTCTTCATGCTCTGTGTTTCCAGAGGGtctgtgtgcttgtgtgtgtgtgagagggagaggaagacgGCGAGAGCTGGTAGGTCACTATAATCGCTTCtaaaggaaagcatttatttaaaatgcttcagaCAAAGGGCTACACTTCAAAGTAGTGGTAGAATAACTCTCCCACGTCCTTAGATTTATTTCTAACCGGTTGGAGCTGGGGGCTCTAAAACAGTTAAGCAGATTTTAATAACAATCACTGACAAAGACAAATACTACAGTTACAATTAGCTCTTCCCCTGGAGACTTCTGAACATCTTTGCTCTTTGGTTGTGGAGACCAACATTATTTACAGACGGAtagtttatttgatttttaaacaaaactacCTCTTCTAAAACCACAAAGTTGAGCTGTAGACTAAGCAAGCAGGGACGGTATGGTGCCCTTagtttcaaatgaaaaggaTATCAAGTTTCTAGCAAATTGGGGATATTTACCGGGTGGCTGTTCATGCTCATGAAAACTGATGGGCACTTTTGTATTAGAAAAACACCAGCATGTGCTGCACAGTGAGCATTTTGTCTCCTTTGAGGTCTGATCCTCCGAATTCTCACTGGTTTCAGGAAAACAGGATTGGAGTGATAGGTGCTGTCATTCTTAACTCTGTGTACTTACATTGCCAGGTGGCTTAAACAACAACAGCTAttgctgctgcacagaaacacagatttAAACATCCCGATGCTGCAAGCCCTCCCAGTGAGAGCATGTGGTGGGAGTTTGAGGCACAGAACcaaaaagctgctctgcagttcagtgtctggaggcagcagggtcctgctgctgcgTGCTTTCATTCAAGCCATAGTCCCCCGTGTGCGGGATTGCCGTGGGTCTGCTCCCGGGGATGCTTTACATGACGGTTCCACAGGCAGCTGCTCCGCCGTGCTCATCGCAGCCCGGCAGAGGTGACAGGCTAATGAGCTTGAAGAAGAGGTGGCAGCGTGTCCTAAGTAGCTGAATTATTAAATGGGAGACTAACTGATCTTTTGTTCATGACCGGCTTTATTACTatgcaacagcagcaagaaTAATAAAACCCACGGCATGCTTTGTGCCCTTTCAGCTATGTTTT containing:
- the GHSR gene encoding growth hormone secretagogue receptor type 1 translates to MREGSAGGRGAENRTGGESPLHLFPAPVLTGITVACVVLFVIGIFGNLMTMLVVSRFRDMRTTTNFYLSSMAFSDLLIFLCMPLDLFRLWQYRPWNFGDLLCKLFQFISESCTYSTILNITALSVERYVAICFPLRAKVIITKRKVKLVILILWAVSFVSAGPIFVLVGVEHENGTNPLSTNECRATEYAIRSGLLTIMVWTSSVFFFLPVFCLTVLYSLIGRKLWRRKRKNIGPNTVIRDKNNKQTVKMLVVVVFAFILCWLPFHVGRYLFSKSFEAGSLEIAVISQYCNLVSFVLFYLSAAINPILYNIMSKKYRVAACRLFGLKPLPKKRLSSTKQESSRVWTEPSVTT